A genome region from Hevea brasiliensis isolate MT/VB/25A 57/8 chromosome 7, ASM3005281v1, whole genome shotgun sequence includes the following:
- the LOC131181369 gene encoding uncharacterized protein LOC131181369 produces the protein MEDKLRMCILDFKGQWDDQLPLVEFAYNNSYHSSIRMAPYEELYGKKCRSPLCWTEVRKEKVHDVDLVQYTSEMILLIRERLKMAFSRQKSYVDLRRKDVEFAVGDYVFLKVSPMKGVMRLELPPSLSHIHPVLHISMLRKYVPNPSHVLQPDVVKLNENLTFEEQPVAIVDYQMRQLRSKQIPMVKVL, from the exons ATGGAGGATAAGCTTCGTATGTGTATTCTGGACTTTAAAggacaatgggatgatcagctacctttaGTGGAATTTGCCTATAATAACAGCTATCATTCAAGTATCAGGATGGCACCTTATGAGGAGCTATATGGTAAAAAGTGTAGGtcccctctgtgttggacagaagttAGAAAGGAAAAGGTAcacgatgtagacctagtgcagtacacttcagagatgatCCTTTTGATTAGAGAACGATTGAAGATGGCCTTCAGTAGACAAAAGAGCTATGTAGACCTTAGGCGAAAGGATGTAGAGTTCGCAGTGGGTGATTATGTATTCTTgaaggtctccccaatgaaaggagtcatgag ATTAGAGTTACCACCAAGCCTTTCTCATATCCACCCAGTATTGCACATCTCCATGCTGAGGAAGTATGTTCCTAACCCTTCACATGTGCTGCAACCAGATGTAGTAAAGTTGAATGAGAACCTGACCttcgaggagcagcctgtagccatagtggactatcagATGAGGCAGCTCAGgtcaaagcagatccctatggttaaggttttataG